From the Luteolibacter rhizosphaerae genome, one window contains:
- a CDS encoding AAA family ATPase translates to MRSDRCHIVTGPAGAGKSAYARRLAAELGACLIDSDIATERLVRAGLGLAGLDPDDRDSPAYKRAYRDAVYEAMFDLALSNLPHIPVVMAGPFTREGGEPDWPDRLEARLGVRPTLHFVWCQPEERRQRILKRGEERDRPKLADWNTYAAFCREERPVWEHVFVAT, encoded by the coding sequence GTGAGGAGCGATCGCTGCCACATCGTGACCGGTCCCGCAGGGGCGGGGAAGAGTGCCTATGCCCGCCGCCTCGCCGCGGAACTCGGCGCCTGCCTCATCGATAGTGACATCGCCACCGAGCGTCTCGTCCGCGCCGGACTCGGTCTCGCAGGGCTCGATCCGGATGATCGGGATTCCCCGGCCTACAAACGCGCCTACCGCGATGCGGTCTACGAGGCCATGTTCGATCTGGCCTTGTCCAACCTCCCGCACATCCCCGTTGTCATGGCGGGACCATTCACCCGTGAAGGGGGCGAGCCGGATTGGCCGGATCGCCTGGAAGCCCGTCTCGGCGTCCGCCCCACGCTCCACTTCGTCTGGTGCCAGCCCGAAGAACGCCGCCAGCGAATCTTAAAGCGAGGTGAGGAAAGGGATCGTCCGAAGCTGGCTGATTGGAATACCTACGCCGCTTTCTGTCGTGAAGAGCGCCCCGTCTGGGAGCATGTCTTCGTCGCGACCTGA
- a CDS encoding cytochrome c oxidase subunit 3: MEIPYIVTPRKDTGLFNSKIAIWLFLASEVMLFGGFFSAYIFLRLGADYPWPERTLPVLPGLINTFVLIASSVTVVFAWASLKLRQWGKFQAYMGFTVICSMVFMVLKGIEYNVKFHHQALRTKDFSIVEGHLAYELKDGVHHEHGHEPKEEDFALNHHGKKFEENVINFETTQVSFNTVRFHKDWVEEMIHHAKERNSTIKLASQLDLKTAPDKTVTFAAGTDLDIALLESIKKAHLAARAHNADLRTEELRRLWKEAKKANPEKDDRELSPGITVDATKLALMPEAPSISFTVQPPVTFHYKPRDIQESPAAGTLRDGTALVGKLLESPMGFHYVDAIDFRHLVMKAEEKGIDPAVAIANSWLMKENSEFRAIWEKQQKALGQLADALKEKGRVPTEKDKYRINWQEMAYYMDTDLADVAIKPGAYVMPGVSLNNKEQFLGPDYHIRHFPHLNVPREQVLFASKFAPAWNTYYAIYFTMTGLHGLHVIGGALVLAYYLFCGKKMYLSNPEWLANRVEIGGLFWHFVDLVWIFLFPILYLM; the protein is encoded by the coding sequence ATGGAAATCCCCTATATCGTCACCCCGCGCAAGGACACCGGCCTCTTCAACTCGAAGATCGCCATCTGGCTCTTCCTCGCGTCGGAAGTCATGCTCTTCGGCGGCTTCTTCTCCGCCTATATCTTCCTGCGCCTCGGTGCGGATTACCCCTGGCCGGAGCGCACGCTCCCGGTGCTCCCGGGCTTGATCAATACCTTCGTCCTGATCGCCTCCTCGGTGACCGTGGTCTTTGCCTGGGCCTCGCTCAAGCTGCGGCAGTGGGGCAAGTTCCAGGCCTACATGGGCTTCACCGTCATCTGCTCGATGGTGTTCATGGTGCTCAAGGGCATTGAGTACAACGTGAAGTTCCATCACCAGGCGCTTCGCACCAAGGACTTCTCGATCGTTGAAGGCCACCTCGCCTACGAACTGAAGGATGGCGTGCATCACGAGCACGGCCACGAGCCGAAGGAAGAGGATTTCGCCCTTAACCACCACGGCAAGAAGTTCGAGGAGAACGTCATCAACTTCGAGACCACCCAGGTCAGCTTCAATACCGTCCGCTTCCACAAGGACTGGGTGGAGGAGATGATTCACCACGCCAAGGAGCGCAATTCGACCATCAAACTGGCCTCCCAGCTCGACCTGAAGACCGCTCCGGACAAGACCGTGACCTTCGCGGCCGGCACCGATCTCGATATCGCCCTGCTGGAGTCGATCAAGAAGGCCCACCTCGCCGCCCGCGCCCACAATGCGGACCTGCGCACCGAGGAACTCCGCCGCCTCTGGAAGGAAGCGAAGAAGGCCAATCCGGAAAAGGATGACCGCGAGCTCTCCCCGGGAATCACGGTGGACGCCACCAAGCTGGCGCTCATGCCAGAAGCTCCCTCGATCTCCTTCACGGTCCAGCCGCCCGTCACCTTCCACTACAAGCCCCGCGATATCCAGGAGTCTCCGGCCGCCGGCACCCTGCGCGATGGCACCGCCCTCGTCGGCAAGTTGCTCGAAAGCCCGATGGGCTTCCACTACGTCGACGCCATTGACTTCCGCCACCTCGTCATGAAGGCAGAGGAGAAGGGGATCGATCCCGCCGTCGCCATCGCCAATTCCTGGCTGATGAAGGAGAACTCCGAGTTCCGCGCCATCTGGGAGAAGCAACAGAAGGCCCTCGGCCAGCTTGCCGATGCCCTCAAGGAAAAGGGCCGCGTCCCGACCGAGAAGGACAAGTACCGGATCAACTGGCAGGAAATGGCCTATTACATGGATACGGACCTCGCCGATGTGGCGATCAAGCCCGGTGCCTATGTCATGCCCGGCGTTTCTCTCAACAACAAGGAGCAGTTCCTCGGTCCGGATTACCACATCCGCCACTTCCCGCACCTGAATGTCCCGCGCGAGCAGGTTCTCTTCGCCTCCAAGTTCGCTCCGGCTTGGAACACCTATTACGCCATCTACTTCACGATGACCGGCCTCCACGGCCTCCACGTGATCGGCGGCGCTCTCGTCCTCGCCTACTACCTCTTCTGCGGCAAGAAGATGTATCTCTCTAACCCTGAGTGGCTTGCAAACCGAGTGGAAATCGGCGGCCTGTTCTGGCACTTCGTCGACCTGGTCTGGATCTTCCTGTTCCCGATCCTCTATTTGATGTAA
- a CDS encoding c-type cytochrome, protein MSSSSDNPLIRFAAFWWALGVFSLFAVILIALKIFGGGAPENDPLEEAAATKRYETASKIHAAQEANFAFKEVEAGKVVQVPPHAAFDAVGKNLLGDKVAKVEADTQIHPDGDIAKAKAAEQGPDMGPIDALTPPADTPVDPALIEAGKAGFMVCMACHGANGEGGPVGPPLAGSEWVTGPVSNLIRIQLRGLNGPMHIKGQLYTPVAPMAPLSYQTDDQIAAVLTFVRNSFGNKAAPVLPKQVEMLRSEVGKPMLTEADLIKP, encoded by the coding sequence ATGTCCTCTTCCAGCGACAATCCCCTGATCCGTTTCGCCGCCTTCTGGTGGGCGCTCGGCGTCTTCTCGCTCTTCGCGGTGATCCTCATCGCGTTGAAAATTTTCGGCGGCGGGGCTCCGGAGAATGATCCCTTGGAAGAAGCGGCCGCTACCAAGCGCTACGAGACCGCTTCCAAGATCCACGCAGCTCAGGAAGCGAACTTCGCCTTCAAGGAAGTCGAAGCCGGCAAGGTCGTTCAGGTTCCGCCTCACGCCGCTTTCGATGCGGTCGGTAAGAACCTTCTGGGCGATAAGGTGGCGAAGGTGGAAGCGGACACTCAAATCCATCCTGATGGTGACATCGCCAAGGCAAAGGCCGCCGAGCAAGGTCCTGACATGGGCCCGATCGACGCCCTCACCCCTCCCGCCGACACCCCGGTGGATCCCGCGCTCATTGAAGCCGGCAAGGCTGGCTTCATGGTCTGCATGGCCTGCCATGGTGCCAATGGCGAAGGCGGTCCCGTCGGACCTCCGCTTGCCGGATCCGAGTGGGTCACCGGCCCGGTCTCGAATCTCATCCGCATCCAGCTCCGCGGCCTGAATGGCCCGATGCACATCAAGGGCCAGCTTTACACCCCGGTCGCTCCCATGGCTCCGCTCTCCTACCAGACGGATGACCAGATCGCCGCCGTCCTCACCTTCGTCCGCAATAGCTTCGGCAACAAGGCGGCTCCGGTGCTTCCCAAGCAGGTCGAAATGCTCCGCTCCGAGGTGGGCAAGCCGATGCTCACCGAAGCGGACCTGATCAAGCCCTGA
- a CDS encoding cbb3-type cytochrome c oxidase subunit II gives MSFRQFAFGLTASFGIAWLAIVIVPFFMMRHIKPVAFDETADGKEGVYHPKRTGRVINGAEVYAANGCYHCHSQLIRPTYAGNDLGRPDWAGLKADEERGDTRRESNIFDYSGEKFAQIGQSRLGPDLSNVGRRVEKLYVKDGGDPKAWLLSHLYDPRANPERPTSKCPSYRFLFDTVEIEGQTPNDAVAITKDGEAVVPGNQALALVDYLLSLKRDDTVPASMSHLPPAQKGAPEKAAAPAAAPKG, from the coding sequence ATGAGCTTCCGCCAATTCGCATTCGGTCTCACCGCCTCCTTCGGCATCGCCTGGCTGGCCATCGTGATCGTGCCCTTCTTCATGATGCGCCACATCAAGCCGGTGGCCTTCGATGAAACGGCCGACGGCAAGGAAGGGGTCTACCACCCGAAGCGCACCGGTCGCGTGATCAATGGCGCGGAAGTCTACGCCGCCAACGGCTGCTACCACTGCCACAGCCAGCTCATCCGCCCGACCTACGCCGGCAATGACCTCGGCCGCCCCGATTGGGCCGGTCTGAAGGCCGATGAAGAGCGCGGCGACACCCGCCGCGAGAGCAACATCTTCGACTACTCCGGTGAGAAGTTCGCCCAGATCGGCCAGAGCCGCCTCGGCCCGGATCTCTCGAATGTCGGCCGCCGCGTCGAGAAGCTCTACGTGAAGGACGGCGGCGATCCGAAGGCCTGGCTGCTTTCCCACCTCTACGATCCGCGCGCCAATCCGGAGCGCCCCACCTCCAAGTGCCCGTCCTACCGTTTCCTCTTCGATACCGTCGAGATCGAGGGCCAGACGCCGAACGATGCCGTGGCCATCACCAAGGACGGTGAAGCCGTCGTCCCGGGCAATCAGGCCCTCGCCTTGGTCGATTACCTCCTTTCCCTGAAGCGCGACGACACCGTCCCCGCCTCGATGAGCCATCTGCCGCCAGCCCAGAAGGGCGCGCCGGAGAAGGCCGCCGCTCCCGCCGCCGCACCGAAAGGCTGA
- a CDS encoding DUF4870 domain-containing protein: MNDPYLPPSVPEVAPPAVLSSEERNWAMAGHLSALSGWLTGFGYIAGPLIVWLIKKDTMPFVAREAKEALNFNISWTIWLILLAIVAFILTFFVIGVLLWPVVALIPVGMSVLSIVGGVRANEGNGYRYPLTLRFIQ; encoded by the coding sequence ATGAATGATCCTTACCTTCCACCGTCGGTTCCCGAAGTGGCCCCGCCCGCGGTCCTCTCCAGCGAGGAGCGCAACTGGGCCATGGCCGGTCACCTGTCCGCCCTTTCCGGCTGGCTCACCGGCTTCGGTTACATCGCCGGACCCCTGATCGTCTGGCTGATCAAGAAGGACACCATGCCATTCGTCGCGCGAGAAGCGAAGGAAGCGCTCAACTTCAACATCTCCTGGACCATCTGGCTCATCCTCCTCGCCATCGTCGCCTTCATCCTCACCTTCTTCGTCATCGGAGTCCTTCTCTGGCCGGTTGTCGCTCTCATCCCCGTCGGGATGTCCGTCCTCAGCATCGTCGGCGGCGTCCGTGCCAACGAAGGGAATGGCTATCGCTATCCACTCACGCTGCGCTTCATCCAATGA
- a CDS encoding cbb3-type cytochrome c oxidase subunit I, with amino-acid sequence MSSTTSQTPVNDAVRRAQIDISLRHPVMFFFTSGAAWLAVAILLGIIASAKVHSPGFLDGVSWLTYGRVQSAHISALVYGWGCQAAFGALVWLMARLSRQECRAAGIILVAGHVWNLAISLGILAILGGAGTGMPWMEFPAFAWVPMLLAYGAIAIWSMVQFKVRPAGHVFISQWYILAALIWFPWVFASAHLLVHGFAGNPVMAAAINAWYRSALLFLFFIPTGIAAAYYLIPKVTGRPVYSYSLSSLGFWSLAIIAPWAGMQKLAGAPIPNFLPYLGAAATILFAVPAIAVGVNLLKTAAGAPDTVVNSPSLRFTLAGVICLLVLALACVFLNNPAILPGTQFSMAGYGFDILALYAFFSFIAFGMIYFVVPRITRREWLSSRLIKMHFFLSVYGVALVVIVALFGGVMQGVGLEAYKQPWEDASMRAYPYAVATTLAWCFLLFSNVFFFFHLTLMWLRLGRRSSHPTLLGHAHHDDLHDATHGPEGDIDNAGPGSAAAAHSH; translated from the coding sequence ATGTCTTCCACCACTTCCCAGACCCCGGTGAACGATGCGGTGCGCCGCGCGCAGATCGATATTTCGCTGCGCCACCCGGTGATGTTCTTCTTCACCAGCGGTGCCGCATGGCTCGCGGTCGCCATCTTGCTCGGCATCATCGCTTCGGCGAAGGTGCATAGCCCCGGCTTCCTCGATGGCGTCTCTTGGCTCACCTACGGTCGGGTCCAGTCCGCCCACATCAGTGCGCTGGTTTACGGCTGGGGTTGCCAGGCTGCCTTCGGTGCCCTCGTCTGGCTCATGGCCCGCCTCTCCCGTCAGGAGTGCCGCGCCGCCGGCATCATCCTCGTCGCCGGTCACGTTTGGAATCTCGCGATCTCGCTCGGCATCCTCGCCATTCTCGGTGGTGCAGGCACCGGCATGCCGTGGATGGAGTTCCCGGCCTTCGCTTGGGTCCCCATGCTGCTCGCCTATGGTGCCATCGCCATCTGGTCGATGGTGCAGTTCAAGGTCCGCCCCGCCGGTCACGTTTTCATCTCGCAGTGGTACATCCTCGCCGCGCTGATCTGGTTCCCTTGGGTCTTCGCCAGCGCCCACCTGCTGGTCCACGGCTTCGCCGGTAACCCGGTGATGGCCGCCGCCATCAATGCCTGGTACCGCTCCGCGCTGCTTTTCCTCTTCTTCATCCCCACCGGGATTGCCGCCGCCTACTATCTCATCCCGAAGGTCACCGGCCGCCCGGTTTACAGCTACTCGCTGTCCTCCCTCGGCTTCTGGTCGCTCGCGATCATCGCTCCATGGGCGGGCATGCAGAAGCTCGCCGGTGCTCCGATCCCGAATTTCCTGCCTTACCTCGGCGCCGCCGCCACCATCCTTTTCGCCGTTCCTGCGATTGCCGTCGGCGTGAACCTGCTCAAGACCGCGGCCGGTGCTCCGGACACCGTGGTAAATAGCCCCTCGCTTCGCTTCACCCTCGCCGGGGTGATCTGCCTGCTGGTGCTCGCTCTCGCCTGCGTCTTCCTGAACAACCCGGCCATCCTGCCCGGCACCCAGTTCTCGATGGCCGGTTACGGCTTCGATATCCTGGCCCTCTACGCCTTCTTCAGCTTCATCGCCTTCGGCATGATCTACTTCGTGGTGCCCCGCATCACCCGTCGCGAGTGGCTTTCCAGCCGCTTGATCAAGATGCACTTCTTCCTCTCCGTCTACGGGGTGGCGCTGGTCGTGATCGTCGCCCTCTTCGGCGGCGTCATGCAGGGCGTGGGTCTTGAAGCTTACAAGCAGCCTTGGGAAGACGCCTCCATGCGCGCCTACCCCTACGCCGTGGCCACCACCTTGGCCTGGTGCTTCCTCCTCTTCTCGAACGTCTTCTTCTTCTTCCACCTTACCCTCATGTGGCTCCGCCTCGGCCGTCGCAGCTCGCACCCGACGCTCCTCGGACATGCCCATCACGATGATCTCCACGATGCCACCCACGGCCCCGAAGGCGATATCGACAATGCCGGCCCCGGTTCCGCTGCCGCCGCCCACTCCCACTAA
- a CDS encoding VOC family protein, translating to MSSTAIDPQVRIGHVHLKVADLERAIGFYRDILGFQLMQRFGDSAAFLSAGGYHHHIGLNTWESLGGSPPPRGSTGLYHTAILYPDRAALGNALKRLVSAGIRLDGAADHGVSEALYLRDPDQNGVELYRDRPMAEWPRNPDGSLAMVTQPLDLEKLLLEAAA from the coding sequence ATGAGCAGCACTGCCATCGATCCCCAAGTCCGCATCGGTCACGTCCATCTGAAGGTCGCCGATCTCGAGCGGGCGATCGGTTTCTACCGGGATATACTAGGCTTCCAGTTGATGCAGCGCTTCGGCGACTCGGCGGCGTTCCTTTCGGCGGGAGGTTATCACCACCACATCGGGCTCAACACTTGGGAAAGCCTCGGCGGCTCGCCGCCGCCGCGGGGTAGCACCGGGCTCTACCACACCGCGATCCTTTATCCCGACCGCGCGGCTCTGGGCAATGCGCTCAAGCGCCTTGTATCCGCGGGCATCCGTCTCGACGGAGCGGCGGACCATGGGGTGAGTGAAGCGCTCTACCTCCGCGATCCGGATCAGAATGGCGTGGAGCTCTATCGCGACCGGCCGATGGCAGAATGGCCGCGCAATCCGGATGGCTCGCTGGCGATGGTCACGCAGCCCTTGGATCTGGAGAAGCTGTTGCTGGAAGCCGCGGCTTGA
- a CDS encoding cytochrome c oxidase subunit II produces the protein MSPSKFLSIPENFSAHGGRVDHLIDVVHWFMIALGVGWFLFFAFCLIRFRASVHPRASYHGVRNHISSHLEIAVVIIEAVLLLGFAFPLWKERTDTWQQVQKLDPVRVRVIGWQFGWTYHYPGADGKFGRIDPLRITSNSDPGIDLDDPNAQDDFIAPMLKIAKGRPAILNITSNDVIHNYAIVPMRIQQDAIPGKEIPMWFTPNKTLETSVVCAQLCGEGHGNMIGQLEVVEDKAFRTWAETESANALKSRAPKPESTASR, from the coding sequence ATGAGTCCTTCGAAATTCCTCAGCATCCCGGAAAACTTCTCCGCCCACGGCGGCCGGGTGGATCACCTCATCGATGTGGTCCACTGGTTCATGATCGCTCTCGGCGTCGGCTGGTTCCTCTTCTTCGCCTTCTGCCTGATCCGCTTCCGCGCCTCGGTGCATCCGCGTGCTTCTTATCATGGCGTGCGCAACCACATCTCGAGCCACCTCGAGATCGCGGTGGTCATCATCGAGGCCGTGCTGCTCCTCGGTTTCGCCTTCCCGCTCTGGAAGGAGCGCACCGATACCTGGCAGCAGGTCCAGAAGCTCGATCCGGTCCGCGTCCGCGTCATCGGCTGGCAGTTCGGCTGGACCTACCACTACCCCGGCGCTGACGGGAAGTTCGGCCGCATCGATCCGCTTCGCATCACCAGCAACTCGGATCCTGGCATCGACCTCGACGACCCGAATGCCCAAGACGACTTCATCGCTCCGATGCTCAAGATCGCCAAGGGCCGCCCGGCGATCCTGAACATCACCTCGAACGATGTGATCCACAACTATGCCATCGTCCCGATGCGCATCCAGCAGGACGCCATCCCGGGCAAGGAAATCCCGATGTGGTTCACGCCGAACAAGACCCTCGAAACCTCCGTCGTCTGCGCCCAGCTCTGCGGTGAAGGTCACGGCAACATGATCGGCCAGCTCGAAGTGGTGGAAGACAAGGCCTTCCGCACCTGGGCCGAAACCGAGTCCGCCAACGCGCTCAAGTCCCGCGCTCCCAAGCCCGAGTCGACCGCCAGCCGCTGA
- a CDS encoding cytochrome c oxidase subunit I, translating into MSAHAASADHHGHDDHHHHEPGFWSKYVFSTDHKTIGIQYGLTAMAFLAFGFYLMMVMRWSIAYPHQPLPEWMSWIFTDTWKARWLQDGKVTGETYNMFGAMHGTIMVFLGIVPLGFGAFGNYVTPLQIGAVDMAFPKLNMTSYWLYLLGGLVMCASFFMESGAAKSGWTNYSPLAGFADGQIVNQWLAGQTQWLLGLVLLISSSLLGSVNFITTIINLRARGMTWMRMPFFVWAMLVTGFLLLLAFPPLEAAGIMQLMDRVTHSSFFMPSGLFSKAEGLADLSGGGSPLLFQHLFWFLGHPEVYVLLLPAIACVAEIIPVNTRRPLWGYKAMVYGVLVLGFLSFIVWAHHMYLTGMGPVVSTFFQTTTVLISIPSVILLTSMIISLWGGSIRFTPAMIWACAFLPMFGIGGLTGLPLAFNLVDLHLHDTYYVIGHFHYVVAPGILFGLFAGVYHWYPKITGRHMSNFLSHVHFWPSLICMNLIFFPMLTQGMAGFHRRWYNGGDAYFAGENTANEFGKVVAEHIDLNILMSWGAWIMAVAQIPFVINLFTAWKLGKKVESDNPYNATTLEWATPTPPGHGNFLTEPAVYRGPYEYSRPDCEEDFLPQWEEPKRDAAVPAASETPGKPSTHPSH; encoded by the coding sequence ATGAGCGCTCACGCCGCATCTGCCGATCACCACGGCCACGACGATCACCACCACCACGAGCCCGGCTTCTGGTCGAAGTACGTCTTCTCCACCGATCACAAGACGATCGGTATCCAGTACGGTCTCACCGCCATGGCCTTCCTGGCCTTCGGCTTCTACCTGATGATGGTGATGCGCTGGAGCATCGCTTACCCGCACCAGCCCCTGCCGGAGTGGATGAGCTGGATCTTCACCGATACCTGGAAGGCCCGCTGGCTCCAGGACGGCAAGGTCACGGGTGAGACTTACAACATGTTCGGTGCCATGCACGGCACCATCATGGTGTTCTTGGGCATCGTGCCCCTCGGTTTCGGTGCCTTCGGTAACTACGTCACGCCGCTCCAGATCGGTGCGGTCGACATGGCCTTCCCGAAGCTGAACATGACCAGCTACTGGCTCTACCTGCTGGGTGGCCTGGTGATGTGCGCCTCCTTCTTCATGGAGTCCGGTGCCGCCAAGTCCGGTTGGACGAACTATTCGCCGCTCGCGGGCTTCGCGGATGGCCAGATCGTGAACCAGTGGCTCGCCGGCCAGACGCAGTGGCTTCTCGGCCTCGTCCTGCTGATCTCTTCCTCGTTGCTTGGTTCGGTGAACTTCATCACCACGATCATCAACCTGCGCGCCCGCGGCATGACCTGGATGCGCATGCCCTTCTTCGTCTGGGCGATGCTCGTCACCGGCTTCCTGCTTCTCCTCGCGTTCCCGCCGCTTGAAGCCGCCGGCATCATGCAGCTCATGGATCGGGTCACGCACTCGTCCTTCTTCATGCCCTCCGGCCTCTTCTCGAAGGCGGAAGGTCTGGCCGATCTCTCCGGTGGCGGCTCCCCGCTCCTGTTCCAGCACCTCTTCTGGTTCCTCGGTCACCCGGAGGTGTACGTGCTCCTGCTCCCCGCCATCGCGTGCGTGGCGGAGATCATCCCGGTGAATACCCGCCGCCCGCTCTGGGGCTACAAGGCGATGGTCTACGGCGTGCTCGTCCTCGGCTTCCTCTCCTTCATCGTGTGGGCTCACCACATGTATCTCACCGGCATGGGTCCGGTCGTCTCGACCTTCTTCCAGACCACCACGGTGCTGATCTCGATCCCCTCGGTGATCTTGCTCACCTCGATGATCATCTCGCTCTGGGGCGGTTCCATCCGCTTCACCCCGGCCATGATCTGGGCCTGCGCCTTCCTGCCCATGTTCGGTATCGGCGGTCTCACCGGTCTGCCGCTGGCCTTCAACTTGGTGGACCTCCACCTGCACGATACCTACTACGTCATCGGCCACTTCCACTACGTGGTGGCCCCGGGTATCCTCTTCGGCCTCTTCGCTGGCGTGTATCACTGGTATCCGAAGATCACCGGTCGCCACATGAGCAACTTCCTGTCCCATGTGCACTTCTGGCCGAGCCTGATCTGCATGAACCTGATCTTCTTCCCCATGCTCACGCAGGGCATGGCAGGCTTCCACCGCCGCTGGTACAATGGGGGTGATGCCTACTTCGCCGGGGAAAACACCGCGAACGAGTTCGGCAAGGTCGTCGCCGAGCACATCGACCTGAACATCCTCATGTCCTGGGGTGCTTGGATCATGGCTGTTGCCCAGATCCCCTTCGTGATCAACCTCTTCACCGCATGGAAGCTGGGTAAGAAGGTCGAAAGCGACAATCCTTACAACGCGACCACCCTCGAGTGGGCCACGCCGACGCCTCCGGGCCACGGCAACTTCCTCACCGAGCCCGCCGTCTACCGCGGTCCCTATGAGTACAGCCGCCCGGATTGCGAGGAGGATTTCCTCCCGCAGTGGGAAGAGCCGAAGCGCGATGCCGCCGTGCCCGCCGCCTCGGAGACTCCCGGCAAACCGTCCACCCATCCTTCCCACTGA
- a CDS encoding c-type cytochrome, producing the protein MIDPSKPDLEESVNVTEAHERVLRGAAAASRENKLTENGAEPVSMWVMALCFIPMLAAGWTLGNAGTLFSYKDTLKSGYVRVIPADDEAGGAPPGPALDIYMKKGAKIYSKCSGCHGPDGKGDGNAYPSLAGSKWVLGETEVFAMVVLNGLTGPTSSGKTYGVMPAQGAGMSGEDLAALMTYVRNNFGNSSGDVVTKQMGAAALEISQARAKAGAPVTADELTADHKKNLPGDPLEASLPIDPVTLEPVAAP; encoded by the coding sequence ATGATCGATCCTTCCAAGCCCGACCTCGAGGAATCGGTGAACGTCACCGAAGCCCACGAGCGCGTCCTCCGCGGTGCGGCCGCGGCGTCCCGCGAGAACAAGCTCACCGAGAACGGTGCCGAGCCCGTTTCCATGTGGGTCATGGCCCTCTGCTTCATCCCGATGCTGGCCGCCGGCTGGACCCTCGGGAATGCGGGCACCCTATTCTCCTACAAGGACACCCTGAAGTCGGGCTATGTCCGCGTGATCCCCGCCGATGACGAGGCGGGCGGTGCACCTCCGGGACCTGCCCTCGACATCTACATGAAGAAGGGCGCCAAGATTTACTCGAAGTGCAGCGGTTGCCACGGCCCGGACGGTAAGGGTGATGGCAATGCCTATCCTTCCCTCGCCGGATCCAAGTGGGTTCTGGGTGAGACCGAAGTCTTCGCCATGGTGGTGCTGAACGGCCTCACCGGCCCGACCTCCTCCGGTAAGACCTACGGCGTGATGCCCGCCCAAGGGGCCGGCATGAGCGGTGAAGACCTCGCCGCCCTGATGACCTACGTCCGCAACAACTTCGGCAACAGCTCCGGTGACGTCGTCACCAAGCAGATGGGTGCCGCCGCTCTGGAGATCTCCCAGGCTCGCGCGAAGGCCGGTGCTCCGGTGACCGCCGACGAGCTCACCGCCGACCACAAGAAGAACCTGCCGGGCGATCCCTTGGAAGCGTCCCTGCCCATCGATCCGGTTACCCTCGAGCCGGTGGCCGCCCCGTAA
- a CDS encoding cytochrome C oxidase subunit IV family protein gives MADSPEAIKKATRLYLLIGGVLFAGTVITVLVATMPQLDFGKHGFDTADLVIGLLIATVKASLVALIFMHLNHEKRLIYWLFGFGFAGAFFLLALTALAVWNPIRYNGFKDGVPGSEKVHTWR, from the coding sequence ATGGCTGACTCACCAGAAGCTATCAAGAAAGCGACCCGCCTCTACCTGTTGATCGGTGGAGTGCTGTTCGCGGGCACCGTCATTACCGTGTTGGTCGCCACCATGCCCCAGCTCGACTTCGGCAAGCACGGTTTCGACACCGCCGACCTTGTCATCGGTCTGCTCATTGCAACCGTGAAGGCTTCCTTGGTGGCGCTGATCTTCATGCACCTTAACCACGAGAAGCGCCTGATCTACTGGCTCTTCGGCTTTGGCTTCGCGGGTGCCTTCTTCCTTCTCGCCCTTACCGCTCTAGCCGTTTGGAATCCCATTCGCTACAATGGTTTCAAGGACGGCGTCCCCGGTTCGGAAAAAGTCCACACCTGGCGCTGA